From Procambarus clarkii isolate CNS0578487 chromosome 65, FALCON_Pclarkii_2.0, whole genome shotgun sequence, one genomic window encodes:
- the LOC123771166 gene encoding uncharacterized protein isoform X2: MTLLWSWFLVVMALVVPALPQLALPRDGGGHGGGGHGGGGGHGDGGHGGGGGHGDVGYGGGGHGDGGGHGDGGYGGGGGHGGGGGHGGGGYKPSPCHPQTITKYNTIYKDKKADVVNNVEVRNPKPHVKKIVETRYTTLRYPVFITQVIKPLLTQVETKVRPVFFTKTINRYTTVKFTVTGIGQVTITTVKFEKEYITRCMKKGYGHRDNDEGPEVRESVDPDTVSVSAYTTQEPAPPPGIPWGRPVGPPLRGPSGYPTAGNTEPSAARLTQEARPLLSPSFSSHGNGGFRSVKRPARPYIPAPPRIAGPSGPFGMFGAQVGKGLAGSQRDFPTQPIRPHPALSRPPVAVIG; the protein is encoded by the exons ATGACTCTGTTGTG GagctggtttctggtggtgatggcgCTGGTGGTGCCCGCCCTCCCTCAGCTGGCTCTTCCACGTGATGGCGGTGGCCACGGCGGCGGTGGCCAcggcggcggtggtggccacGGTGATGGTGGCCACGGAGGCGGTGGTGGCCACGGAGACGTTGGGTACGGAGGCGGTGGCCACGGCGACGGTGGTGGCCACGGAGACGGTGGATACGGAGGCGGTGGTGGCCACGGAGGCGGTGGTGGCCACGGAGGCGGTGGCTACAAGCCGTCTCCCTGCCACCCTCAGACCATCACCAAATACAACACCATCTATAAGGACAAGAAAGCAGATGTGGTCAACAAT GTGGAAGTGAGGAACCCCAAGCCTCACGTGAAGAAGATCGTGGAGACCCGCTACACCACCCTCAGGTACCCGGTGTTCATCACCCAGGTGATCAAACCGCTACTGACGCAGGTGGAGACGAAGGTGCGCCCCGTCTTCTTCACCAAGACCATCAACCGCTACACCACCGTCAAGTTCACCGTGACGGGCATCGGCcaagtcaccatcaccaccgtcaagTTTGAGAAGGAGTACATCACCCGCTGCATGAAGAAAGGCTACGGACATCGCGATAATGACGAAGGTCCTGAGGTTCGGGAGAGTGTTGATCCGGACACCGTGTCAGTGTCCGCTTACACCACCCAGGAGCCTGCGCCGCCCCCTGGCATACCCTGGGGAAGGCCGGTTGGGCCGCCCCTCCGCGGACCTTCCGGTTATCCGACGGCGGGGAATACTGAGCCGTCGGCGGCTAGACTGACGCAGGAAGCGCGACCACTTCTCAGTCCAAGCTTTTCCTCTCACGGCAATGGCGGGTTTAGATCCGTGAAACGACCGGCAAGGCCGTATATACCAGCCCCGCCGCGAATTGCAGGGCCATCCGGACCTTTTGGGATGTTCGGTGCTCAGGTAGGCAAAGGTCTTGCTGGATCTCAACGTGATTTTCCTACGCAACCAATTCGCCCTCACCCGGCTCTCTCCCGCCCCCCTGTTGCTGTTATAGGGTGA
- the LOC123771166 gene encoding uncharacterized protein isoform X1 produces the protein MGRRAGLVGITRAPVCPDFAQRLQLVDCDHSAAFTGRSWFLVVMALVVPALPQLALPRDGGGHGGGGHGGGGGHGDGGHGGGGGHGDVGYGGGGHGDGGGHGDGGYGGGGGHGGGGGHGGGGYKPSPCHPQTITKYNTIYKDKKADVVNNVEVRNPKPHVKKIVETRYTTLRYPVFITQVIKPLLTQVETKVRPVFFTKTINRYTTVKFTVTGIGQVTITTVKFEKEYITRCMKKGYGHRDNDEGPEVRESVDPDTVSVSAYTTQEPAPPPGIPWGRPVGPPLRGPSGYPTAGNTEPSAARLTQEARPLLSPSFSSHGNGGFRSVKRPARPYIPAPPRIAGPSGPFGMFGAQVGKGLAGSQRDFPTQPIRPHPALSRPPVAVIG, from the exons ATGGGGAGGAGAGCCGGGCTGGTGGGGATCACTAGGGCACCAGTGTGTCCAGATTTCGCCCAGCGCCTTCAGCTGGTCGATTGTGATCACAGCGCCGCATTCACGGGCAG GagctggtttctggtggtgatggcgCTGGTGGTGCCCGCCCTCCCTCAGCTGGCTCTTCCACGTGATGGCGGTGGCCACGGCGGCGGTGGCCAcggcggcggtggtggccacGGTGATGGTGGCCACGGAGGCGGTGGTGGCCACGGAGACGTTGGGTACGGAGGCGGTGGCCACGGCGACGGTGGTGGCCACGGAGACGGTGGATACGGAGGCGGTGGTGGCCACGGAGGCGGTGGTGGCCACGGAGGCGGTGGCTACAAGCCGTCTCCCTGCCACCCTCAGACCATCACCAAATACAACACCATCTATAAGGACAAGAAAGCAGATGTGGTCAACAAT GTGGAAGTGAGGAACCCCAAGCCTCACGTGAAGAAGATCGTGGAGACCCGCTACACCACCCTCAGGTACCCGGTGTTCATCACCCAGGTGATCAAACCGCTACTGACGCAGGTGGAGACGAAGGTGCGCCCCGTCTTCTTCACCAAGACCATCAACCGCTACACCACCGTCAAGTTCACCGTGACGGGCATCGGCcaagtcaccatcaccaccgtcaagTTTGAGAAGGAGTACATCACCCGCTGCATGAAGAAAGGCTACGGACATCGCGATAATGACGAAGGTCCTGAGGTTCGGGAGAGTGTTGATCCGGACACCGTGTCAGTGTCCGCTTACACCACCCAGGAGCCTGCGCCGCCCCCTGGCATACCCTGGGGAAGGCCGGTTGGGCCGCCCCTCCGCGGACCTTCCGGTTATCCGACGGCGGGGAATACTGAGCCGTCGGCGGCTAGACTGACGCAGGAAGCGCGACCACTTCTCAGTCCAAGCTTTTCCTCTCACGGCAATGGCGGGTTTAGATCCGTGAAACGACCGGCAAGGCCGTATATACCAGCCCCGCCGCGAATTGCAGGGCCATCCGGACCTTTTGGGATGTTCGGTGCTCAGGTAGGCAAAGGTCTTGCTGGATCTCAACGTGATTTTCCTACGCAACCAATTCGCCCTCACCCGGCTCTCTCCCGCCCCCCTGTTGCTGTTATAGGGTGA